Proteins encoded within one genomic window of Caldilineales bacterium:
- a CDS encoding type II toxin-antitoxin system HicB family antitoxin, with protein MNKTKDYYLALEYPVQIQRVPEGYCASIPLLKGCKAFGETAEIAFRELEAVKEGFIEVFLEMGKPIPEPVVHLDIPYQIFQQLDNRKALELFVVG; from the coding sequence ATGAATAAGACTAAGGACTACTACCTAGCGTTGGAGTACCCTGTTCAAATTCAGCGTGTACCCGAAGGTTACTGCGCCTCGATCCCTCTTCTGAAGGGATGCAAGGCCTTTGGCGAGACAGCCGAGATTGCTTTTCGTGAGCTAGAAGCGGTCAAAGAGGGGTTCATCGAGGTGTTTCTGGAGATGGGCAAGCCAATTCCAGAACCTGTGGTTCACCTGGACATTCCTTACCAGATCTTCCAACAGCTAGACAATCGCAAGGCGCTTGAGCTATTTGTGGTGGGATGA
- a CDS encoding nucleotidyltransferase domain-containing protein, whose product MRLEAEGGARSIPPFLSPYQDLAEQLCHACKRHYGTRLVSVALFGSVARGTPQFDSDLDVLIVADDLAQGRMKRAREFERIEAALAPTLDSMRLSGIAVELSPVFKTPAEIEQGSPLLLDMTEDAHILYDRAGFLAQALASLSARLGRLGARRIWLGSAWYWDLKPDFRAGEVIEL is encoded by the coding sequence ATGAGGCTCGAGGCAGAGGGTGGGGCGCGGAGCATCCCGCCCTTTCTAAGCCCCTACCAGGACCTGGCCGAGCAGTTGTGCCATGCCTGCAAACGGCACTACGGAACCCGCCTTGTGTCGGTGGCGCTTTTTGGCTCGGTTGCGCGTGGCACGCCGCAGTTCGATTCCGACCTGGATGTGCTGATCGTGGCCGATGACCTGGCGCAAGGACGTATGAAGCGGGCGCGTGAGTTCGAGAGGATCGAAGCGGCGCTGGCGCCCACGCTCGATAGCATGAGGCTGAGCGGCATCGCCGTCGAATTGTCGCCGGTATTCAAGACGCCGGCCGAGATCGAGCAGGGCAGCCCGCTGTTGCTAGATATGACCGAAGATGCCCACATCCTCTATGACCGGGCGGGGTTTTTGGCGCAGGCGCTGGCGAGCTTGTCGGCCCGTTTGGGACGCCTGGGCGCCCGGCGGATCTGGCTGGGAAGCGCCTGGTACTGGGATCTCAAGCCCGATTTTCGTGCGGGCGAGGTGATCGAGCTTTGA
- a CDS encoding sulfotransferase domain-containing protein, with the protein MLRNLRQRFSRPAAVLPPQTVVIVSGLPRSGTSMMMKMLEAGGLPVLSDGQRTADTDNPEGYYEFERVKQLDKGDNGWLGEAEGKVVKVISALLEHLPPGYTYRVIFMNRRLEEVLASQRKMLVHRGQASDISDEKLAELLEKHLRKVKGWLAAQPHFHLIEVDYNRLLAEPQPFAAQINRFLAGALDEEAMAAVVNPSLYRNRADGVQSSSA; encoded by the coding sequence ATGCTGCGTAATCTTCGCCAGCGGTTCAGCCGCCCCGCCGCTGTGCTGCCGCCCCAGACTGTCGTCATCGTCTCCGGGCTGCCGCGCTCCGGCACCTCGATGATGATGAAGATGCTGGAAGCGGGCGGGCTGCCGGTTCTGAGCGATGGCCAGCGGACGGCCGACACCGACAACCCCGAAGGCTATTACGAATTCGAGCGGGTGAAGCAGTTGGACAAAGGCGACAACGGCTGGCTGGGCGAGGCCGAGGGCAAGGTGGTCAAGGTCATCTCGGCCCTGCTCGAACACCTGCCGCCGGGCTACACCTACCGCGTCATCTTCATGAACCGCCGCCTGGAAGAAGTGTTGGCCTCGCAGCGCAAAATGCTCGTCCACCGCGGCCAGGCCTCGGACATCAGCGACGAGAAGCTGGCCGAACTGCTGGAAAAACACCTGCGCAAGGTGAAGGGCTGGCTGGCGGCGCAGCCCCATTTCCACCTGATCGAGGTGGACTACAACCGCCTGTTGGCCGAGCCTCAGCCTTTTGCCGCGCAGATCAACCGTTTTCTGGCCGGCGCCCTGGACGAAGAGGCGATGGCGGCGGTCGTGAACCCCTCGCTTTACCGCAACCGGGCCGATGGGGTACAGTCCTCCTCGGCCTGA
- a CDS encoding polysaccharide biosynthesis tyrosine autokinase, with protein MDLRTYWDLFRRWAWLIALCAVLAAVAAYGFSVRQTPIYRASARLLVGQNSTSTNPSVAYTDILLSERLTRTYAQILTARPLLEQAAKQIGIAKIEPSSVSVQPVRDTQLLSLSVEYASPALAAEIADVLPQVFIAYNNDQQRARFQESKQALTAELAKLSEEIEAAESRSEGLAEDDPQAALVQGQLAQYRSSYGNVLSQLESLRMAEANAVDTITVVEPAVVPRIPVRPRVLTSTLLALIVGAMLGAGLVFLIEYLDDTVKLPEHVEGITGLSTLGVIGREKNGGRRWGRLRGSGADRSPELLTLATLEKPRSPNAEAYRTVRTGIQFSSIDDPIRSLVVTSPGPSEGKTTTAANLAVVMAQAGKKVVLIDADLRKPAQHRLWAAPNTVGLTGLLLQEEQPERLDFVLTPTKVENLWLITSGQLPHNPSELLGSQKLQRLVERLLQDYDYLIFDAPPALAVTDPIVLGQSLDGVLLVVDSGGTREPALAQTVQALAKVQAHIIGVVLNKFPVKSGGYYYYYYHHYYEDEGDKGAGGGSQGQGERRRRSVGSQKAAPRIEA; from the coding sequence ATGGACCTCCGCACCTATTGGGACCTTTTTCGCCGTTGGGCCTGGTTGATTGCCCTCTGCGCCGTGCTGGCGGCCGTTGCCGCGTATGGTTTCAGCGTCCGTCAGACGCCGATCTATCGCGCCTCGGCCCGCTTGCTGGTGGGGCAGAACTCGACCAGCACCAACCCCAGCGTCGCCTATACCGACATCTTGCTGAGCGAGCGGCTGACGCGCACCTATGCCCAGATTTTGACCGCCCGCCCCCTACTGGAGCAGGCGGCAAAGCAGATCGGCATCGCCAAGATCGAGCCGAGCAGCGTCTCGGTGCAGCCGGTGCGCGATACGCAACTCCTCAGCCTTAGTGTCGAGTACGCCAGCCCGGCCCTGGCGGCTGAGATCGCCGACGTCCTGCCCCAGGTCTTCATCGCCTATAACAACGACCAGCAACGGGCGCGTTTCCAGGAATCCAAGCAGGCGCTGACCGCCGAACTGGCTAAGCTGAGCGAGGAGATCGAGGCTGCCGAGTCCCGCAGTGAGGGGCTGGCCGAAGATGACCCGCAGGCAGCCCTGGTGCAGGGACAATTGGCCCAGTATCGCAGCAGCTACGGCAATGTCCTCTCGCAACTGGAGAGCCTGCGCATGGCCGAGGCCAACGCCGTCGATACGATCACCGTGGTCGAGCCGGCTGTGGTCCCGCGTATCCCCGTGCGACCGCGGGTGCTGACCAGCACCCTGCTGGCGTTGATCGTGGGGGCGATGCTGGGGGCGGGCCTTGTCTTCCTGATCGAGTATCTGGACGATACCGTGAAATTGCCGGAGCATGTAGAGGGGATAACCGGGCTGAGCACGCTGGGTGTGATCGGGCGTGAAAAGAACGGCGGCCGGCGTTGGGGCCGGCTGCGAGGCAGCGGGGCTGATCGATCTCCTGAGCTGCTCACCCTGGCGACGTTGGAGAAACCGCGCTCGCCCAACGCCGAAGCCTATCGCACCGTGCGCACCGGCATCCAGTTTTCCAGTATCGACGACCCCATCCGCAGCCTGGTGGTTACCAGCCCCGGCCCCAGCGAAGGCAAGACCACCACGGCCGCCAACCTGGCGGTGGTGATGGCGCAGGCCGGCAAGAAGGTGGTGCTGATCGACGCCGACCTGCGCAAACCGGCCCAGCACCGGTTGTGGGCGGCGCCGAACACGGTCGGGCTGACGGGCCTGCTCTTGCAAGAGGAACAGCCCGAACGCCTGGATTTCGTCCTGACGCCGACGAAAGTCGAGAATCTGTGGCTGATCACCAGCGGCCAGTTGCCGCACAACCCCTCAGAACTCCTCGGCTCGCAGAAGTTGCAGCGGCTGGTGGAGCGGCTGTTACAGGACTACGACTATCTGATCTTCGATGCTCCTCCGGCCCTGGCCGTCACCGACCCCATCGTGCTGGGCCAGAGCCTGGACGGGGTGCTGCTGGTGGTGGATAGCGGCGGCACGCGCGAACCGGCGTTGGCCCAGACCGTGCAAGCGCTGGCCAAGGTGCAGGCGCACATTATCGGTGTGGTGCTGAACAAGTTCCCGGTCAAGAGCGGCGGCTACTATTACTACTATTATCATCACTACTACGAGGACGAGGGCGACAAGGGGGCGGGCGGCGGCAGCCAGGGTCAGGGCGAACGCCGGCGCCGGTCGGTCGGCAGCCAGAAAGCAGCGCCCAGGATAGAGGCATGA
- a CDS encoding nucleotide sugar dehydrogenase, with the protein MSVTPKEQLLQRIHDHSAVIAIIGLGYVGLPLGVAFAENGFSVVGIDVDAAKVEAINRGESYISDIPSARLLAVTGDARLRATTDYAELGDCDVAIVCVPTPLNKTRDPDVRYLIAAGDSVARTIHPGMLVVLESTTYPGTTEDLLLPKLQQARPVEPWQVGEDFFVAFSPERIDPGRLDWTVERTPKVVGGMTPACLEAASLLYGQAIDRIVPVSSPAAAEMTKLLENTFRAVNIALVNEVAIMCDKLGLDVWEVIEAAATKPYGFMKFTPGPGVGGHCLDGSETIRYRWGDENGVLPVSELHRRALQRSRRIVPYHGATFVAPTGLEVLSIDLEDGRQSWQPVSYLFERPYKGEVTRIETVDHRRLLVTDRHPMLVHEDGRLAVREAKDLAAGALLPVANATADAGVGQRSVLNIIDAIPPHLAAAVRVRATGGWRLALTTLRKLLGDRADEVVRHNSLPLTAWRTLPAAMQGDASDLTLATGRGPAFSTFPAVIAIDESFARLAGYYLAEGCISDGNPHPRLRFTFARDELEYLGDVRQMLAAWGLRASTYNDPTWNSTTLKVAGWLLPWLFRDHLGMGSGSRDMRAPDVLMAADNAVRLELLKGLFRGDGDVHVRIGKRRYQRQGRDYEHEDNIAQVGYFSSSPELFNQVTFLLQELGLTPSFKRDKPQLRFYASADVESMRDWFLGAKRQRLVDLEAARQRRTRTRRPQAQAPYALAQVRNVTLETGDTKVYGLEVAGAHTFAASTGIYVHNCIPLDPHYLSWKLKTLNYNARFIQLAGEINTEMPRYWVDKVQDALNDAGKPLKNSRVLVLGVAYKKDIDDVRESPALDIVELLRAKGADVRYHDPHVTSFSLDGLTWASEPDLGQALAEADCALIVTDHSSYDWPAIAQQSKLVVDTRNVV; encoded by the coding sequence ATGTCTGTCACCCCCAAAGAACAACTTCTCCAACGCATCCACGACCATAGCGCCGTCATCGCCATCATTGGCCTGGGCTATGTTGGCCTGCCTCTGGGCGTCGCCTTTGCCGAAAACGGCTTCAGCGTCGTCGGCATCGACGTCGACGCCGCCAAAGTCGAAGCCATCAACCGCGGCGAATCGTACATCAGCGACATCCCCTCCGCCCGCCTCCTGGCCGTGACCGGCGACGCCCGGCTACGGGCGACCACCGACTATGCCGAGCTGGGCGACTGCGATGTCGCCATCGTCTGCGTGCCCACGCCGCTGAACAAGACCCGCGACCCCGATGTGCGCTATCTCATCGCCGCTGGCGATTCGGTGGCGCGCACCATCCACCCCGGCATGTTGGTGGTGTTGGAATCCACCACCTACCCCGGCACGACCGAAGACCTGCTCTTGCCCAAGTTGCAGCAAGCCCGGCCGGTCGAGCCATGGCAGGTGGGCGAGGATTTCTTCGTCGCCTTCTCGCCCGAACGCATCGACCCCGGCCGTCTGGATTGGACGGTGGAGCGGACGCCCAAAGTGGTGGGCGGGATGACGCCAGCCTGCCTGGAGGCGGCATCCTTGCTCTACGGCCAGGCCATCGACCGCATTGTGCCGGTGTCGTCGCCGGCGGCAGCCGAGATGACCAAGCTGCTGGAGAACACCTTCCGGGCGGTGAACATCGCTCTCGTCAACGAAGTGGCGATCATGTGCGACAAGCTGGGGCTGGATGTGTGGGAGGTGATCGAGGCCGCGGCCACCAAGCCCTATGGCTTTATGAAGTTTACGCCGGGGCCGGGGGTGGGCGGACATTGTCTTGATGGCAGCGAGACCATCCGTTATCGATGGGGCGACGAGAACGGTGTTTTGCCGGTGTCGGAACTGCATCGCCGGGCCCTGCAACGCAGCCGGCGCATCGTCCCTTATCATGGCGCCACTTTCGTGGCCCCCACCGGCCTGGAAGTGCTCTCGATCGATCTCGAAGATGGCAGGCAGTCATGGCAGCCGGTGTCCTATTTGTTCGAGCGGCCCTACAAAGGCGAGGTGACGCGCATCGAGACCGTAGATCACCGGCGCTTGTTGGTCACAGACCGCCATCCTATGTTGGTGCATGAAGACGGTCGGCTGGCGGTACGCGAGGCAAAGGACCTGGCGGCTGGCGCTCTCCTGCCAGTGGCCAATGCAACCGCCGATGCCGGCGTCGGTCAGCGCTCAGTGCTGAATATCATCGACGCCATCCCGCCTCACCTGGCTGCAGCCGTGCGGGTGAGGGCGACGGGTGGTTGGCGGCTGGCCTTGACGACGCTGCGTAAGCTGCTGGGGGATCGGGCAGACGAGGTCGTGCGCCACAACAGCTTGCCTCTGACAGCCTGGCGCACTCTTCCCGCCGCGATGCAGGGCGATGCCAGCGACTTAACCCTGGCCACCGGTCGCGGTCCCGCATTCTCCACCTTCCCGGCCGTCATTGCCATCGATGAAAGCTTCGCCCGTCTGGCCGGCTATTATCTGGCCGAGGGCTGCATCTCGGACGGCAATCCTCATCCACGCTTACGCTTCACTTTTGCTCGTGATGAGCTTGAATATCTGGGCGATGTACGGCAGATGTTGGCCGCTTGGGGACTGCGGGCCAGCACTTACAATGATCCCACCTGGAATAGCACCACGCTGAAAGTGGCCGGTTGGTTGTTGCCCTGGTTGTTCCGCGACCACCTGGGCATGGGTAGCGGGTCGCGCGACATGCGGGCGCCTGATGTACTGATGGCTGCCGACAATGCGGTTCGGCTCGAACTGCTGAAAGGACTGTTTCGGGGCGATGGCGATGTCCATGTGCGCATCGGAAAGCGCCGGTATCAGCGCCAGGGGCGCGACTACGAACACGAAGACAACATTGCTCAGGTCGGCTACTTTTCAAGCAGCCCGGAACTTTTCAATCAGGTGACGTTTTTGTTGCAGGAATTGGGCTTGACGCCATCGTTCAAGCGCGACAAGCCCCAGTTGCGTTTCTATGCCAGCGCCGATGTCGAAAGTATGCGCGATTGGTTCCTCGGCGCCAAGCGGCAACGTCTGGTTGATCTAGAGGCTGCAAGGCAACGTCGCACCCGAACGCGCCGCCCGCAGGCGCAAGCCCCTTATGCGCTGGCCCAAGTCAGGAACGTGACGCTCGAAACCGGGGACACAAAGGTGTATGGGTTGGAAGTCGCCGGCGCCCACACCTTTGCCGCCAGCACCGGCATCTACGTCCACAACTGCATTCCTCTGGACCCCCACTACCTCTCCTGGAAGCTGAAGACCCTGAATTACAACGCCCGTTTCATCCAGCTGGCGGGCGAGATCAACACCGAGATGCCGCGCTATTGGGTGGACAAGGTGCAGGATGCGCTCAACGACGCCGGCAAACCGCTGAAGAATAGCCGGGTGCTGGTGTTGGGCGTGGCCTACAAAAAGGATATCGATGACGTGCGCGAGTCTCCGGCCCTGGACATTGTCGAATTGCTGCGCGCAAAGGGCGCCGATGTGCGCTACCACGACCCCCATGTGACCAGCTTTAGCCTGGATGGGCTGACCTGGGCCAGCGAACCAGACCTGGGGCAGGCGTTGGCCGAGGCCGACTGCGCGCTGATCGTCACCGACCATTCGAGCTACGATTGGCCCGCCATTGCCCAGCAGTCGAAATTGGTGGTGGACACGCGCAATGTAGTTTGA
- a CDS encoding type II toxin-antitoxin system HicA family toxin — MPKLTPLPWKEVEKVFIAAGFRFARQKGSHRSYIKPGIARPIVIPTYDEVPVSVIRNNMKTAGISRDEFFRLLQETD, encoded by the coding sequence ATGCCTAAGCTGACACCGCTACCATGGAAAGAGGTCGAAAAGGTGTTCATCGCAGCAGGCTTTCGGTTTGCACGTCAGAAGGGCAGTCATCGGTCGTACATCAAACCAGGGATTGCCAGGCCGATTGTCATTCCGACCTACGATGAAGTTCCTGTGTCGGTTATTCGCAACAATATGAAGACGGCTGGGATTTCGCGGGATGAGTTCTTTCGGCTTCTTCAAGAAACTGACTGA